One window from the genome of Lentibacillus daqui encodes:
- a CDS encoding DUF58 domain-containing protein, with protein MNRLAGLMGRILLIVTLFGVLFSFAMFQGGFVSWFLFFSYLPIFIYHVGLLFYPIHRFQVTRHLSRYIVRSGDSITVTIRLKRSIPFPLYYCVCEEIFPFSLNKLDKRVEKYQYLDHPEKLQVNRSMKQVIFPGLKRAVELSYQLDGVPRGEHHFQAIRVKTGDVFGFIQKTHIFPVADQLVAHPVQRPIEMTERMDSFEQGPVSSNVLHMNNTNIAAGIREYESGDKFSWIDWKQTAKKHTMMTKEFEQEKSTDTIVMLDNGYYDGINGLAYEAAIELSLSLIGVLKQQSSNISFFSIGKETVPFAVNQNPYETDRLLNHLTRMQPNGTNPFALELSKTVMNLPYVGLIMLVTTRLDDMQTVIKHLRQRAKQVVVHLIRPEKEIMEAERKQIKQLRFQGAIIHVITEKQLVRQTIEVNAG; from the coding sequence ATGAACCGGCTAGCAGGCTTAATGGGCAGGATACTCTTGATTGTTACCCTGTTTGGCGTATTATTTTCCTTCGCGATGTTTCAAGGTGGATTTGTCAGCTGGTTTTTATTTTTCAGCTATCTGCCCATCTTCATTTATCATGTCGGACTACTCTTTTATCCGATTCATCGCTTCCAGGTTACCAGACATTTATCACGTTATATTGTGCGATCCGGTGATAGTATAACCGTCACCATAAGGCTGAAACGATCGATTCCATTTCCGCTCTACTATTGTGTCTGTGAGGAAATCTTTCCATTTTCGTTAAACAAACTGGATAAGCGGGTCGAAAAATATCAATACCTGGATCATCCGGAGAAATTACAAGTGAATCGTTCCATGAAACAAGTCATTTTCCCGGGGCTGAAACGGGCGGTAGAGTTGTCATACCAATTAGATGGTGTGCCAAGGGGCGAACATCATTTCCAAGCCATTCGGGTCAAAACGGGAGATGTGTTTGGGTTTATTCAAAAGACACATATATTCCCGGTGGCCGATCAGCTTGTGGCTCATCCCGTTCAACGTCCGATCGAGATGACCGAACGGATGGACAGTTTTGAACAGGGCCCGGTCTCCTCCAACGTATTGCATATGAATAATACCAACATTGCCGCGGGGATTCGTGAATACGAATCGGGGGACAAATTTTCCTGGATTGACTGGAAACAAACAGCGAAGAAGCATACGATGATGACCAAGGAATTTGAACAGGAAAAGAGTACAGACACCATTGTTATGCTGGATAATGGTTACTACGACGGGATTAATGGATTAGCTTATGAAGCAGCGATTGAACTAAGTCTGTCTCTGATCGGGGTATTGAAACAACAATCATCCAACATCAGCTTTTTCTCCATTGGCAAAGAAACCGTGCCATTTGCCGTTAATCAGAACCCATATGAAACAGACCGTTTGCTGAACCATTTAACACGAATGCAGCCAAATGGAACAAATCCGTTTGCCTTAGAGTTAAGCAAGACCGTCATGAATTTGCCGTATGTCGGTTTGATCATGCTGGTGACTACACGCCTGGACGATATGCAAACAGTGATTAAACACCTGAGACAACGGGCGAAACAGGTGGTTGTGCATTTGATTCGGCCCGAAAAAGAAATCATGGAAGCGGAACGAAAGCAGATCAAGCAATTGCGTTTTCAAGGGGCTATCATTCATGTGATCACGGAAAAACAATTAGTGCGGCAGACAATTGAGGTGAATGCCGGATGA
- a CDS encoding DUF4129 domain-containing transglutaminase family protein has protein sequence MNTNANIKIPFFYTSILYLLGFLLLLEWLYPVRQVTEISNLSFFIVYAVFCFLISMFQIKWWLSFILKGAAMLFIIHLLFMPYPFFSKVWLQQFNLEMATNFQSMVMQNWYDLTPLFRSLLFLLLIWLMSYLLYYWFVVMKRIFLFVLLTVVYVAILDTFTAYEADGSVIRIFIISFAALGLANMMKVIDRESIRFAWLKKAPVWILPLIAVVLFSTLVGYAAPKFDPQWPDPFPFLRNAAENAGYTGDVGGFHKVGYGEDDTRLGGSFIQDYTPVFQAATKREHYWRIETKDVYTGKGWENSKPTDYITQPHDQLSLDTFSDSVPTERQKDIVQFQSNTHIEKLLYPYGIRQVQTKSDAELLLDQHSGTIRTQADGKAICLDKYTITFDYPSFALDQLRKESAGDPKQIKAQYTQLPDGLPKRVGELAKEITNGKENRYDQAKEIERYFGQHGFRYQTSNIPVPKRDQDYVDQFLFDSQVGYCDNYSTSMVVMLRTLGIPARWAKGFTSGEKTADRMDGADDAYDVYEVTSANAHSWVEVYFPESGWVPFEPTQGFSNLADFHENVENADEGNDQGETAETPAEQDTEQKESEAEKDDQAATDTNEHTDRSSNSHLNWWLLGIASMVIIVLAFVVYRLRFRLKTRMVSMKLNRQTGPRTFQEAYHHLLKLLKRDGAALKTGQTLREYAQQIDKKYGTNEMRVLTDYYERMLYRNELDQTEIQQLNDLWKNLIRRITA, from the coding sequence ATGAATACGAATGCAAATATAAAGATTCCGTTTTTCTATACCTCGATCCTGTATTTGCTGGGGTTTCTCCTTTTGCTGGAGTGGCTTTATCCTGTTCGGCAAGTGACTGAGATCAGCAATCTGTCTTTTTTTATTGTCTATGCCGTGTTTTGTTTTTTGATTTCAATGTTTCAGATCAAATGGTGGCTGTCGTTTATCCTCAAGGGTGCGGCCATGCTGTTTATCATCCATTTATTGTTTATGCCTTACCCATTCTTTAGCAAGGTTTGGCTGCAACAATTTAATTTGGAAATGGCGACTAATTTTCAATCCATGGTCATGCAAAACTGGTATGACCTGACACCACTATTTCGCAGCCTTTTATTCCTGCTGCTGATTTGGTTAATGAGCTATCTCCTGTATTATTGGTTTGTTGTGATGAAGCGTATTTTTTTGTTTGTCCTCTTGACGGTGGTTTATGTCGCGATTCTGGATACATTTACTGCTTATGAAGCGGATGGATCAGTTATCCGTATCTTTATTATTTCGTTTGCTGCGCTCGGGCTTGCCAATATGATGAAAGTCATTGATCGTGAATCGATTCGCTTTGCCTGGCTTAAAAAAGCACCGGTCTGGATCTTGCCGCTTATTGCAGTCGTGCTGTTCTCCACACTCGTTGGCTACGCTGCACCAAAATTTGATCCGCAATGGCCAGATCCGTTTCCGTTTTTAAGAAATGCTGCGGAAAATGCTGGCTACACCGGTGATGTGGGTGGATTTCACAAAGTTGGCTATGGGGAGGATGATACGCGGCTTGGCGGTTCGTTCATCCAGGATTATACACCGGTTTTTCAGGCGGCGACGAAGCGTGAACATTATTGGCGGATTGAAACGAAGGATGTTTATACCGGTAAAGGTTGGGAAAACTCCAAACCGACGGATTATATTACTCAGCCACATGATCAATTAAGCTTGGATACATTCAGTGACAGCGTGCCAACCGAGCGGCAAAAGGATATTGTGCAGTTTCAAAGCAATACCCATATCGAAAAGTTGCTTTATCCATACGGCATTCGCCAAGTACAAACCAAGTCAGATGCAGAACTATTACTGGATCAGCATTCAGGGACAATTCGCACACAAGCGGACGGCAAAGCGATCTGCCTGGATAAATATACGATTACCTTTGATTATCCATCTTTCGCTCTGGATCAATTACGCAAAGAATCAGCGGGAGATCCCAAGCAAATCAAAGCGCAATATACCCAGCTCCCGGACGGACTGCCAAAGCGCGTCGGTGAACTGGCCAAGGAAATTACAAACGGTAAGGAAAATCGTTATGATCAGGCCAAGGAAATCGAACGTTATTTTGGCCAGCATGGGTTTAGATACCAGACATCCAACATTCCTGTTCCTAAGAGAGATCAGGATTATGTCGATCAATTTTTATTTGATTCACAGGTAGGTTATTGTGATAACTATTCGACATCAATGGTGGTCATGCTCCGAACATTGGGGATCCCGGCCAGGTGGGCAAAAGGATTTACAAGTGGTGAAAAAACCGCTGACCGTATGGATGGTGCTGATGATGCGTATGATGTATATGAGGTAACCAGTGCCAATGCCCATTCATGGGTGGAAGTATATTTTCCGGAATCTGGCTGGGTACCATTTGAACCAACACAAGGATTCTCCAATTTAGCCGATTTCCATGAGAATGTGGAAAATGCCGACGAGGGCAATGACCAAGGAGAAACGGCGGAGACACCAGCTGAACAGGATACCGAACAAAAAGAATCGGAAGCGGAAAAAGATGATCAAGCAGCAACGGATACCAATGAACATACTGATAGGTCGTCTAATTCGCATCTGAATTGGTGGTTACTGGGGATCGCCTCAATGGTAATCATTGTGTTAGCTTTCGTGGTTTACCGATTGCGGTTTCGATTAAAGACAAGGATGGTATCGATGAAATTAAACCGGCAAACTGGTCCACGAACATTTCAGGAAGCCTATCATCATTTGTTGAAATTGCTAAAACGTGATGGAGCGGCATTGAAAACCGGGCAAACCCTACGTGAATATGCACAGCAAATTGATAAGAAGTACGGGACAAACGAGATGCGTGTGCTTACCGATTATTATGAACGCATGTTGTATCGCAATGAATTGGACCAGACAGAAATACAGCAGCTAAATGATTTATGGAAAAATTTAATCAGACGGATAACTGCTTGA
- the guaA gene encoding glutamine-hydrolyzing GMP synthase, giving the protein MDNNEMILVLDFGSQYNQLITRRIREFGVYSELHSHQLTAEEIKQMNPAGIILSGGPHSVYDENSFRCDEKIFDLDIPILGICYGMQLMTLHFDGKVEKAKDREYGKALISLSHDALLFHDTPTEQTVWMSHGDKVIQVPESFQIDATSPSTPIAAMSDPNRQLYGVQFHPEVRHTEYGNQLLKQFVFDACKCAGDWTIENFIELETEKIKQQVGDRNVLCALSGGVDSSVVAALIHQAIGDQLTCIFVDHGLLRKNEADDVMKTFADGFHMNIIKIDARERFLNKLAGVSDPEQKRKIIGNEFIYVFDDEAAKLTDIDFLAQGTLYTDVIESGTETAQTIKSHHNVGGLPEDMQFELIEPLNTLFKDEVRELGLQLGVPEHIVWRQPFPGPGLGIRVLGAITEQKLEIVRESDAILRDEIAKAGLEKDIWQYFTVLPDIRSVGVMGDARTYDYTIGIRAVTSIDGMTSDWARIPWDVLEKISTRIVNEVEHINRVVYDVTSKPPATIEWE; this is encoded by the coding sequence ATGGATAATAATGAAATGATTTTAGTGCTGGACTTTGGCAGCCAGTACAATCAGCTGATCACAAGGCGAATCAGGGAATTCGGCGTTTATAGTGAACTGCATTCCCATCAATTGACGGCTGAAGAGATTAAACAAATGAATCCGGCGGGCATTATTTTATCCGGCGGCCCGCACAGTGTATATGATGAAAATAGTTTCCGCTGTGATGAGAAAATTTTTGATCTTGATATTCCAATTCTGGGTATTTGCTATGGTATGCAATTAATGACCCTACATTTCGATGGCAAGGTAGAAAAGGCGAAAGACCGGGAATACGGTAAGGCGCTTATTTCGTTAAGCCATGATGCTCTTTTATTCCATGATACACCGACTGAGCAAACGGTGTGGATGAGCCATGGTGATAAAGTGATACAGGTACCGGAATCATTTCAAATCGACGCGACGAGTCCATCCACTCCGATTGCAGCGATGAGTGATCCCAACCGTCAATTGTACGGGGTACAGTTTCATCCGGAAGTCCGTCATACAGAATATGGCAACCAATTACTAAAGCAGTTTGTTTTTGACGCGTGCAAATGTGCTGGGGACTGGACAATCGAAAACTTTATCGAACTGGAAACGGAAAAAATCAAGCAACAGGTTGGGGACCGAAACGTTCTCTGTGCACTAAGTGGCGGGGTTGACTCATCCGTTGTGGCAGCATTGATCCATCAGGCGATCGGCGACCAGCTGACTTGTATATTTGTTGACCATGGATTACTCCGTAAAAATGAAGCGGATGATGTCATGAAAACATTCGCGGATGGTTTTCATATGAACATTATCAAAATTGACGCACGGGAGCGATTTTTGAACAAGTTGGCTGGTGTTAGCGATCCCGAACAAAAGCGGAAAATCATCGGTAATGAATTTATTTACGTGTTTGATGACGAAGCGGCCAAGTTAACCGATATTGATTTCCTGGCGCAGGGAACATTGTACACGGACGTGATTGAAAGTGGAACGGAGACTGCGCAAACGATCAAATCGCACCATAATGTTGGCGGACTTCCGGAAGACATGCAATTTGAATTGATTGAACCATTGAACACCTTGTTTAAAGATGAAGTTCGTGAACTTGGCCTGCAACTTGGTGTTCCGGAGCATATTGTTTGGAGACAACCATTCCCTGGGCCAGGTTTAGGTATCCGGGTACTTGGAGCGATCACTGAACAGAAACTGGAAATTGTTCGTGAATCCGATGCTATTTTAAGAGATGAAATTGCCAAAGCTGGACTGGAAAAAGACATCTGGCAATATTTCACCGTACTGCCGGATATCCGCAGTGTTGGTGTCATGGGAGATGCCCGCACGTATGATTATACGATTGGTATCAGGGCTGTGACATCGATTGATGGTATGACCTCGGACTGGGCACGGATTCCTTGGGATGTCCTAGAAAAGATCTCCACAAGAATCGTCAACGAGGTGGAACATATTAACCGCGTTGTGTATGATGTGACGAGTAAGCCGCCTGCTACGATTGAGTGGGAATAA